From one Musa acuminata AAA Group cultivar baxijiao chromosome BXJ2-6, Cavendish_Baxijiao_AAA, whole genome shotgun sequence genomic stretch:
- the LOC135615018 gene encoding dirigent protein 22-like encodes MDAIQAWHGTKMADAVGKAFLVLVVLLSSFLLPSSCGRIETTSFSKGVHAKLKEKVSHLHFYFHDVVSGSNVTAVAVARPPNAQPPTLFGVVTVMDDLLTEGPEPTSRPVGRAQGLYAAAGLQETGFLQAMNLVFVGGKYDGSVLTVLGRNAPFHAVREMPVVGGSGLFRFARGYAVARTHRLDMSTGNAIVEYDVYVMHY; translated from the coding sequence ATGGATGCGATACAAGCATGGCATGGTACCAAAATGGCGGACGCTGTGGGCAAGGCATTCCTGGTTCTCGTCGTCCTCCTCTCGtccttcctcctcccctcctcctgTGGCCGCATTGAGACCACCAGCTTCTCCAAAGGAGTACACGCTAAGCTGAAGGAGAAGGTGAGCCACCTCCACTTCTACTTCCACGACGTCGTCAGTGGAAGCAACGTGACGGCGGTGGCTGTGGCGAGGCCACCGAATGCGCAGCCGCCGACCTTATTCGGGGTGGTCACGGTCATGGACGACCTGCTCACGGAGGGGCCGGAGCCCACGTCGAGGCCGGTCGGGCGGGCGCAGGGGCTGTACGCGGCCGCCGGGCTCCAGGAGACGGGCTTCCTCCAGGCCATGAACCTGGTGTTCGTGGGCGGCAAGTACGACGGCAGCGTGCTCACCGTCCTCGGCCGCAACGCGCCGTTCCACGCCGTGCGGGAGATGCCGGTGGTGGGCGGCAGCGGGCTGTTCCGCTTCGCCCGCGGTTACGCCGTCGCCCGCACCCACAGGCTCGACATGAGCACCGGGAACGCCATCGTCGAATACGACGTCTACGTCATGCATTACTGA